A single genomic interval of Electrophorus electricus isolate fEleEle1 chromosome 4, fEleEle1.pri, whole genome shotgun sequence harbors:
- the LOC113583736 gene encoding SUMO-conjugating enzyme UBC9-like: MSGIAFSRLSQERKAWRKDHPFGFVAVPTKNPDGTMNLMNWECAIPGKKGTLWEGGLYKLRMLFKDDYPSSPPKCKFEPPIFHPNVYPSGTVCLSILEEEKDWRPAITIKQILLGIQELLNEPNIQDPAQAEAYTIYCQNRMDYEKRVRAQARRFAPT, translated from the exons ATGTCTGGCATTGCTTTTAGTAGGCTGTCGCAAGAGCGCAAAGCATGGAGGAAAGATCACCCCTTT GGCTTTGTTGCTGTACCAACCAAGAACCCAGATGGCACCATGAATCTTATGAACTGGGAGTGTGCCATCCCAGGGAAGAAGGGG ACCCTTTGGGAAGGGGGCTTGTACAAACTGAGAATGCTCTTCAAAGATGATTACCCATCATCCCCTCCTAAAT GTAAGTTCGAGCCTCCGATTTTCCACCCGAACGTGTACCCATCCGGCACAGTGTGCCTGTCCAtcctggaggaggagaaagacTGGAGACCAGCCATCACCATCAAACAG ATCTTGCTGGGTATCCAGGAGCTGCTGAACGAACCCAACATCCAGGATCCGGCACAGGCGGAGGCTTACACCATCTACTG ccAGAACAGGATGGACTATGAGAAGCGAGTGAGGGCTCAAGCCAGAAGATTTGCTCCCACATAG